The genomic stretch GGTCGAGCGGATCATCCGCGCGGCGTTCGAGTACGCCCGGAAGACCGGTCGCGGCAAGGTCACGATGTCGGACAAGTCGAACGCGCTGCGTTACGCGCACGACCTCTGGCAACGCGTCTTCGCCGAGGTCGCGAAGGAGTACCCGGAGATCGCGGCGAACCACCTCTACGTCGACGCGCTCGCCATGCAGATCGTGAAGGACCCGCGCCAGTTCGAAGTCGTCGTCACCTGCAACATGTTCGGCGACATCGTGACCGACCTCGGCGCCGCGTTGCAGGGGGGCCTCGGCATGGCCGCGTCCGGGAACATCCGTCCCGGCGAGGTGTCGATGTTCGAGCCGGTGCACGGCTCGGCGCCCAAGTACGCCGGGACCGACACGGCGAACCCCTTCGGCGCCATCCTGACGGCGGGGATGATGCTCGCGCACACCGGCCTTCCCGAAGCCTCGGCCGCGATCGAAGCGGCGGTGATGGAGGCGCTCGAGGCGGGGGAGTGCACCAAGGACGTCGGCGGAAGGCTCGGCACCGCCGCCG from Candidatus Polarisedimenticolaceae bacterium encodes the following:
- a CDS encoding 3-isopropylmalate dehydrogenase, producing the protein MQRRYAIVAGDGIGVDVTREAVRVLEAASKAFSVPIELESFDLGAERYLATGVSMPEGMFDTFRTFDAIFMGAFGDPRVPDMKHAADILLGTRFRMDLYANLRPVRCLHDRLCPLKNYKAEDVDFVVFRENTEGAYVGMGGIFKKGTPDEIGVQEDVNTRKGVERIIRAAFEYARKTGRGKVTMSDKSNALRYAHDLWQRVFAEVAKEYPEIAANHLYVDALAMQIVKDPRQFEVVVTCNMFGDIVTDLGAALQGGLGMAASGNIRPGEVSMFEPVHGSAPKYAGTDTANPFGAILTAGMMLAHTGLPEASAAIEAAVMEALEAGECTKDVGGRLGTAAAGEGIARRLLGGHRG